The Sesamum indicum cultivar Zhongzhi No. 13 linkage group LG6, S_indicum_v1.0, whole genome shotgun sequence genomic interval CAGAACTTCACACAAATGTAATGTCTTGAAATAAAGATTTTCCCCACAGAATCACACTGCAAGAAAATCTCCTCACTATTATTAaagacataataataattagatcaGGGTGGACTTCAGTTTCAGATAGCTTTAAACGAATCGATTAACCGACAAAAagcaacacacacacaaaaaaaaaaaataaaaacaacccAGAAACATAAGAAAGGTACAAAACCAGGTAAATATACTGGTAAAAgcaatacaaaattacatgtaaacttCCAAGAGGGCAAGAATCCAGAATCAAGAAACACacactctcacacacacacagacaaaACGGCAGAAGCAATCAAGAAACAATGATCAATTAGTACCCTTTGATCCTGAACATGGGATGGAGATTCTTAAAGATGAAACGTTGGAATAATCAAAAGAGTTTCAAATTTTGTGCAAGAAAAGAGCCCTCCAAGTGTTTGTTGGTCTGAAAGCCTTTGGACAGCTTTTCTTGTGGCAGAATTGAAGAAAGGGAgattgattttcttcttttctcctgttcttttcttgttctacagtttattgtaattaacaACCACAGACTAGATTTTGTTTGTGTACAGAGTTCTTGAAACCGAAATTCTttctattatttgaaattgagtttatgtatgtatgtttaatcataaaataggaaataaaacaataagatggaaaataaaatcttaGTAATTGGAAATTGCATTGTAGTTACTTTAAATTCATTGTTCgggttcatttattttatcatagtTTTCAggaatttaaattgttttttttttaagtattttaaagTTAAGGGACTGTTCTTACATTTTATTCTTATCTCATTTTCATTAGGCAAATCTCGTATGCATCGTCTTagtctttcatttcaaattacataaatacaatcaaaactttgagagaattaaaataattcgaTCAAAAGGTCGTGTATGACTGattgaaaagtaaaaatgcaattattttgaatgatGTCGTGTTTTactacataaaatatttattttaaaaaaataaacaatttaaagaatatctaaaaatggaaataaaattattcaatctgaaaataaaaaatgtaatgcaATAAtgcattatttgattttggtaGTGTAGCACTCAAGATTTCGTTGAAAAAATTGTTACATTGATACACTTTATATGCTACTCTActacagaaaatatttaatttactttagatttgattgaatttaaattaattatataataagtatataattaatatatatttaaaaaaatattaaattaaataataagtgtattgatttgattaaatcgaATTTGATTTGTGTATAccttcttaaattttattatggatattagtaataatacataaacttcatttttcaattttcttggtgAGAAATGAAATTGCATGTTCCTACTTCCAGAGCTATTTCTATATTGCCAATCAGGTCAGCATTTGACAGGACGAAGTTACCCTCCTGACTGGAACAAGACCAGGGGATCCGTAGTTACTCGGAAATTTTCCCCGAAACGTCGCCGTCTGTGATCAACCCCTTTCACAGCTCGTGATCGCGAAGTGCAAGGAGAAAGGAGGAAGAGGCAGCAATACCACAATTGATTCGACCCTTAAACCCTAATTCTGGGATCTTTAACATGGATTCAGAAGGTAGAGTATATTTCCCCAAATATTGTAAATGGGTCTGCAATGTACTTCTATTCTTTCTTGTacaaattttcacattttctttaGGACAACGAACTTCTTCAAACCCTTCTGCGATGTTGGCTGCGCTTTTATGCAAAAGGGCCAAGCTGCATGAAGAACTCCGGAATATCGAGAAACAGGTAACtgtttgtatatatgtttatgaTTCTTTCTTGAAGGTTTTTTGTGAAAGTATTtgatttacttataatttgtTGTTCCTTTAATGAATTCTTTGTACAGGTATACGATATGGAGACGAGTTATTTACAGGATCCAAGCCAATGTGGCAATGTCTTGAAAGGTTTTGAAGGGTTTTTGTCATCCTCCAAGAGCACTACTCTgtaaatgatttttctttgtttcgtttctctttctttgattTCATATATCTGTAAggaatcaaatgaaaaatgggATTGTGGAATTGGGAAAATTGGGGTGGGGTGAAAGATGGCATTATGGTGATTAGGGTGAAAGTTTCATGTTGATTTTTGTTAGACGCTGGGATGATATATGGGTTGGATACGTTTTGCCATAACATTAGTTCTTGGAGTATTTGATCCGTACTTTCTTTTGCTGCAAGTTTAGCATTTGTATAACATTTTTCAGTTAATTGGTTAGCTTGGTTTCTATTCTCAGTTTATGTGATTCAAGAATGATTTACCTGTGATCTCTTGTTTGCAGCCTGAAACGATCCAGGAAGTTTCAGCCTGAAGATAGGCTCTTTTCATTATCTTCTGTCACTTCACCAGCCGTATGAGTTTGTACTTACGTttgatgttattatttttgtataaaacaATATCATGAGATATCATCGCAAATAGGTGGAGCTGATTATGTTCTGTTCGCAAGCTTGCCTTCTGTTTTCGTCATGTTTACCATTGCATTTTAAACATATTTGTGTGCCTTGCTCGGATGTTGTAATGTTGATGTAGAGAATGGGTGCCTCCTTAGTGTTTCACTTTTATGCATTTACGTTTCTTTGTACTATGTAGATTTTGTGAAGACACTTAAACTATATGTCTCATACTAAATATGATGATTGGCAAAACTTTGAATTTAGCTGGTCAAAATAATTGGACATTAGACCCGTATAAAATGTCATGTACCTGGACAACATTGGTTAACCCGTATAAAATGTCGTGTACCTGGACAACATTGGTTAACCCGTATAAAATGTCATGTACCTGGACAACATTGGTTAAAACATTATCATATTTGAGAAGGGTTATAGTCGTAACAATGGAAGAATGAGAGACAATAGGCGTTTGTTTTCTTTACTTCCACGTCCTTTATATGGTTAATGCCGTGGATCTCTTTCCTTGAGTTGTATATACTATCTCAATCTCCAACCAAAGCTATCTGATTTGGATTGCATGTGTTAAGAGTACTTTTATGTGATATGGGATTACTACGATGTTGTTCTGGAGAGTGTAAGACAAacaatatttgatttgtttatcGTATGCGTCAGGCTGAAGAAATTGCAAGAGATGGTGGCGTATCAGCAAATGGACCGTAAGTATTCAAACTTTCATCCTTACAGATAAGCTGCTACTCATCATTTATTGAGGATATTTAGTCTGATTGTTTCAGCATACAAATCAATGTTTTGAAGTAATATTAACCAATATTTCTCATAGATGATCCATCTGAATTTGGTTTAATCCTCAACTATTGCAGTGGAAAACCAAAGAAAGGCAGAGGGCCAAGAGAGGCAAAGAGAAGGCAATCTAGCGAAGCTGATTTCGACTATGAAGATGATCCCGATCTCATGTAGTCACTATTCCTTATAAATGACGATGATGGCTGACTTGACCGCCCTTTTGCCGGTGGGATTCGATGCTTTTGAACTACACCAGCTCTTGGCTGTTatgatgtatatatgtgataaCTAAAAAGCTCGCATGTTTCCATGCATATTTAACCATCTGCCATGTACGTACCACATCTGATTGTTGTTCTTGCAGCCATGCTCCTATAACTTGTGAAAAGGCTACATTAGCAAGACAACCTTTTTCGATTTCTATGACTTTGATCAGCTGATAATTGCCAATTCTAACCTCATTCTTGTTAGAGGTGAAAGAGTAATGCAACTCCTCGTCTTTGGCTGAAGAGGAAGTTAAGGTAGTTCCAGTTAGATTCAAGACACGCTTTTTAGTGTCTTAGCTTTCTTCTGTTCATCAATGGCGGTTTCCTTCATCCCCCCTCCATCTGCTCCTTTTATTTCACTCTCAAATctaacttgaaccaaacaactcaaatttttcatttgctaaaattatgattaatagcCCACACAGACATTTTGATTAGTTTatcataacaaaatatatataaatttttaaagagcTAATTATTATATGGAATTTATATACTCtctccatttttattttaatagtccCATTTATTGGACTAGAATTTGATATGAGAGCTttgacataaatattttaagcgaataaatttatcaatttttttaataaataaaatcttgatTTATGATATCATATGGAAAAAGGAGTAaagttttcaactttattgtatttactcaattttctctctatttctaaattatttttctgaattttataaattatgacaaTTTTCACATACATGaatctaaataaaagaagaaaaaaaaaaagcgttATATGtcttatgtaaataataaaatattgtgaactCGCTAGTCGTAATTTAAACGTTTGGGGCCGTTTGTGTCTGCTGCCGCTGCCAAATCCCGACACTGCCGGCGGGCCGTTCGCAGCAACTCTCTCGAGTCTTATCCATGAATCTTTCGGTCTGTCTCTACATAAATTCTATCTTATGTCTGTGAGAACTCTACTTCCTATCCCGATGTACATTTCTTCTACTCAGTATTCATCTTTCTCTTGGGCACTGTTTGGTGTTTCCATCCTTACAGGAAATAATTAAGATGCTACAGAAGAAATCAAATGATCCGCCTCAGTCGCCGGCGCCGGCTCCTGTGCCCGTCTACTGGGTTGAAACTTCGGATTCGGTGTCCCACCACTTTCAGTTCGAACCCGATGGTCAACTTTCCGTAAGCCCACTTGTCACTTTATTTAACTGTGCCTTGTCAAGTATTTCTGCGAACAGTTGGTGTGTCCATCTTGTTTCGCTTTGTTTGACTAAAATTAGCTCACCCTCTTCATTCACTCACTGAATGGTCGGTCTCTGTTGTTTACCTCTGCTTTTGGTAAATTCTGGGACtacaatttgattttattatgcCTCCTACTTCCTCTATGTTTGAATTAGATGCttacatttttacttttttttctttttccctatcTTGTGAGCAATTACCTGTTGGGATTCATTTTCAGCGGTTTGGTTAATTGTTTGGCACATTTCGTTTGGTGTAAATTGTGTTGGAGATGAGGATTATGATGATCAACAGTATTAGATTCTGGAGGTGAATGGTGCGGGGTGGCATTTTTTTGGTCATTCTTGGGCGTTGATGGATCTTTGCTCCCACCAATAAAGCGTCTCTCTTGAAACATTACTTTGAATCTTGGACAACATTGGTTTAGGAATCACTTTCCAACATGACATGGAGCAATAGTCTAGAACCACCCAAGAATTACACATTCTGATGGATGTTGGTGCCAAAGTTGGTGGAAGTGCAGAAAATGCAATGGCAGTAGTTGTGAAGATTGGCTGGCTTGAGGAGAAATTTTCTATTGGCCAATAGTTGATTTAGCTGAAACAGACAGGGTCTGAATAAATTCCATttcattacatataatttctgGGCTTGATGTAGAATTTCATACCAAAGTACACTAGTACTTATTGTATTCAATCTTGTATAACATCTTGTTTAATGATAACTTCaagttttttaattgaatttaggTTAAGAGAGTTGATGATGCAAGACCTGCCTCCCGTCGGATGGTTGAGTCCTTTCTGAATAAGTTCTTTCCATCAGGTTATCCATATAGGTAAGTGGTTATATTCGAACCTCTCGATATACTTCGACAACAGCATACTTTTTCATTATTGAGTTTTTGTGTCTTAAATCTGCAGTGTGAATGAGGGATATCTACGATATACACAATTTCGTGCACTGCAGCACTTCTCCAGTGCAACATTATCTGTATTATCAACTCAGGTCttcttattttgttcttttattttcatgatagATCATATGCAACACCGTTTAATGCTCTTAACGATCAAATACACCACTATGACAGGGATATTTCTCAGTGTCTTACTCCCTTTCAGTCACTTCTATTTGCTGCAGGCTTGCGACCTACACCTGCACAGGCTACTGCTGTTAGTTGGGTAAAGATTTATTAATTGGAAAAGTTTATTGATTGGTTCCTGGAGTTCTTTCTGTTATGAGTCTGTTGTATTCTGTTGATCAAATGCAGATTTTAAAAGATGGTATGCAGCATGTGGGGAAGCTCATATGTAGTAACTTGGGTGCAAGAATGGACTCAGAACCTAAATGTTGGAGGATTTTGGGTCTgttattttcaattgattCCCAAATCACCTAAATGCTTTCTCTGATTAGTTGCTCAGATTAATAATGTGAATTGGTTTTATGTATCCTTCTTTATCTACACTTTGTATCTTGCTATTGGATGTTTGATAGGAACAAATCTTCCTACTTGCAGCCGATGTTCTTTATGACTTGGGTACTGGTCTGGAAGTAATTTCCCCTTTATGCCCACACTTATTCCTTGAAATGGCTGGGCTTGGCAATTTTGCTAAGGTGAGTTGAGTATTTActtttggatttatatattttgaataaggCCAAACCACCATTCGGGTCTTCATGCTAATTTGTGGAGGATAACTTTTTAATGTGCAGGGAATGGCAGTTGTCGCAGCAAGAGCAACAAGATTGCCCATATATTCTTCATTCGCCAAAGAGGGAAATCTGAGCGACCTATTTGCCAAAGGTGAAGCCATTTCTACTCTGTTTAATGTTCTTGGGATAGGAGCTGGAATTCAGTTAGCATCTACTGTTTGCTCATCAATGCAGGGAAAGGTACAATTCTTTAACCACTGTGTCTGTGCAATTTTATACTAAGACCTGTTCTGCTAACTTATATCTCAAACTTGAGAAACGATGAAGTCGCATAAATTGCTACAAATGGTTTATTCCTCCTAAGatgttataagggtaattgAATGTATGTGTTCCTGGCATTTCTGGTTTATCACTCGTGAGATAGAACCTGAGTTGGTGGCAAAGTGGGGCTACATACAATCGTTGCTATACTGTCTGGGTGATGTTTTTTTGTCTTGCTACATTAATAAATGCATGTCATGCTTCTGCAAGAAGGTAGTATTTCAACGCCCGTAGTGGAGATCAATTGAGGTAGTTATGCTGGTGTGGCTTAATGGATATTGGAGCTTTTGTTTGTTCTTGCTGGAAAATATGGTTGGGGCAAAGAGAGGGAGGGGTTGGATTTTAGAGTCTCAAGTTCATACTGGACCTATTAATTGGGCATGATGTTGAATATGGCGGCAAGCATTAATTCTTCTGTTCTGTGTCTTTTGTACTTTTGAGGAGTCCCATATGGTGTGCTGGATGTTATTTTTCAGTCTTCTTTATGCAGAGGTACAAGAtgattgtattaatttttgggttcAAATGATATCATTTTGTGGTGTGGTACTCTATAAGATCCCGCTAGTATTAACGCATCTGAATGCAGTTGTACCATTGAAAGAGTGATTTTAATGGTagattatagtttttatttttgagaacTGGTGATGGTTATCATGTTGCTGATCATCTTGCAGTTGGTGGTTGGACCTCTCCTATCTTTGTTTCATATTTACTGTGTCACGGAAGAGATGCGAGCAACTCCAGTTAACACTCTAAATCCACAGAGAACCGCAATGATCGTTGCGGACTTTCTAAAGGTTATAACCAAATACACAAGTTTTTGACATACTTGGTCcattaatattttcagtaTCTTACTCTTTGGTGATCTTAAACCAGAGAGGTCGAATACCTAGTCCTGCTGATCTAAGATATCAAGAAGATCTCCTATTCCCCGGACGACTGATAGAAGAAGCTGGAAGTGTTAAGGTGGGAAGACCTTTACACAATGTTGTCAAGCCTTCACAACTGCACcaagttaaagaaaaatttccagaagaaaaatttattttaaatcgtGGAACCAAATGGACAGACATGATACTGGAGCGTAATGCTACCGGGGAAGATGCATTGAAGGGATGGCTAGTTGCTGCATATGCAGCTGAGATTGAGAAGACGTTGCTTAAAACCAGCAGCGATCCCCTGGAGGAGGCTTATGAGAGGATGGTCAACGTGTTTTCTCCATTCCTCTCCGAGCTGCAGGCCAAAGGGTGGCACACTGATCGTTTTCTTGATGGAACTGGATGCCGTTTTGCTTTGTAGTCTACCGTCATAGCTAGGTAGTTTCCTTCCTTGCGTTTAGATTATAGCAACAGTATGGTCTAAACAGAATATTCTTAAGAAGTCCCGAGACTTTATCCTTTCGGCCGAATCACAAGCATTTCATGCGGTAAGATTTCAGCAATACTAACCTACAGTGGTGCTTCGCAGGTTGACATGAAAAGGGGCTCTTTTAGCTCATTCATCTTTTATAAATGTCAAAAGGGATTCTAAAAAAGAGGAAACAAATCTGCTTtacccttttattttaatttaatggcACTCAATGATTTTATGAACTATGAAAATATGTTAGCTTTTGGTCATCATTATCTCAAATAGCACGCTCTGCCTGCTCACtaacatttattaattattattagtgcGTTATCAGTTGTTAATTTTTCCAActgataattatttgattatattaatatttcactaAGCTaaccaatatattaatttattgatattaacaaaaaaaattgaataaaaattaatattcaccctcgattgacttattaattatttattgcagatcaaaAAGGAATATTTTGTGACTAAACTACCTTAAAGTTATACATTCTCAAATGCATTAACGGGTAAAGATgcataaaagtatatatgatcataaaaagatttattcgACTTGcgataaatcaataataagtcaatttgggacaaatataattttatctatttttttcgttaatatcatcaaattcaatgaTTTCAACTAACGAAGGggcttatttgttagacaaaagcaaacaTCAAGAGTATtagatgcaatttttcaaaccacaaaaggtttgtgtaattataccaaacctcctgtaaaaaataaaatagcaaatttcGGCacgtgttttgaaaaataaagcaaattaaacCCCCTATCTAAATAACTGATAGggtgtaatttattttattttttgaaatatgagataatagtttattaatttttttttcatagaaaaatatttacatatttcaaatattacagAGATGAATTGCATTTGGTCTGTTCCTCTTGGATTGTGGACTATTAGATAAGCTTTTGGATTTCCACTTAGTTTAATCCAACATGTGAACTTAATATTGGAGCAGCCTCCTTTTACTTGGACTACTTCTACTTGTCGTCAAACAAccaatatttgatatttgcaATTCTTGtaagattgatttgaaatagACTTCGGTTGTGGACCAAATTTGCATACTTTGAAATCAATGAATTTGCTTAAAAGGAGAGCCTATAAAGATATGATGGGATTGAAGTCTTCATCGAATATATAggtatttatttcatttaatatgaatttattataataataattatattattaaatttattaatattaatctaattttgtaatcaatgttttaaacaaaaaaaataatgaatttaaatattataaaagttcTCTTGTAGCATTCAGAGACTAAAATGAATATCACATGTTGACaaagaataacaaaaacaaaccacactcaattaatttcaatcttGCCAGTCACTAAAGTCTATAGAAGTGTCAAAATCACACCCTTACCAAGTAGATTTTCTactgaattttataaatattatttctggCCAAAAATTACACCTGCCCACCTAATTGACTTTATCAATCGGTGCATTTCCGCAATCATTAGCAAAAGTAAGATCTTGATTGGAAAACATAattgacaatatatatatatatatatatgagataattacattttcctaTTGTGAGATTTTGTATAATTCCATGTAAACttcttgtggtttgaaaaattatatctaacataTATCCATGAAGTTtgttctgtctaacaaataagtttctccgttatttaaaattcattaaatttgctgatattaacaaaagagttggataaaaaactatatttacttccagttgacttattattgatttattataggttaagaaaatatgtttatgatcaaattatcctcaaaCATCTTtacatgttaatgcatgtgagaagcTATATCTTTACCATTGTAAGGATTGTTTAGTTGAAAAAcatttatttgatctgcaataagtcaacTGAGGACaagtatcaattttcattcagtttttatcttaatataagTGAATTTCATATTGCGGAGGGACCTATTTATCATatgaaagcaaatttcaaaattacttgatgtattattttttaattaaggagatttacgtataattaaactaaactttgaaaaaagtaattatagttATCCCTATATACAATTGTGATAAGTTGCATGTAGACATTTCTACTGTAAAAGATAGACCAAAATTGGAATTAGTCTCTTCATTCGACTCTTCTACTTATCACTAACATATAATATTCCACATTATAGGAAAAGTATTGAATATTTCAACATCGGCCCATGTTTCTTGTCTTGCTGCGCACGTGTGGATTTAGCTGGATTCCTACTTTTCATTAACCTCATTTTTTAGAGATATCATAATGATTTAgggcttaatattttattataaagatactgaattcaaaattcatttaaattgtgtatgtgaattttaaaaaaataaattaaaaatctcaCAGAATAAGATTTATTAGCATAAAGTTACTTGCAGTAATGTATCGAATAATATAATACACAGAAAAAAAgaggagttttttttttttttgacgaAAAACTTTGAGATCCACATGTATATtgttttagtatataaaaaattcaaaaatcttattaataaaaatatttatcaaacaagaataagaatatttactattttcattataattttaatacaatagttttttaatgattttttctttgataattatatacgGTGTTGTCAGcgaaaattagagaaaaatcatatatatatatgtgaacaatatagcaaataaaaataaattatatacttttttatctttttgattttatattttcactttttcttctCAACTTTGCTAGACCCAAAAAAACATCGAaacacatatattttatttatgcaatttgaaaaaataaaataaaataaaataaaatggcac includes:
- the LOC105163412 gene encoding protein root UVB sensitive 2, chloroplastic isoform X2; its protein translation is MVESFLNKFFPSGYPYSVNEGYLRYTQFRALQHFSSATLSVLSTQSLLFAAGLRPTPAQATAVSWILKDGMQHVGKLICSNLGARMDSEPKCWRILADVLYDLGTGLEVISPLCPHLFLEMAGLGNFAKGMAVVAARATRLPIYSSFAKEGNLSDLFAKGEAISTLFNVLGIGAGIQLASTVCSSMQGKLVVGPLLSLFHIYCVTEEMRATPVNTLNPQRTAMIVADFLKRGRIPSPADLRYQEDLLFPGRLIEEAGSVKVGRPLHNVVKPSQLHQVKEKFPEEKFILNRGTKWTDMILERNATGEDALKGWLVAAYAAEIEKTLLKTSSDPLEEAYERMVNVFSPFLSELQAKGWHTDRFLDGTGCRFAL
- the LOC105163412 gene encoding protein root UVB sensitive 2, chloroplastic isoform X1 — translated: MNLSEIIKMLQKKSNDPPQSPAPAPVPVYWVETSDSVSHHFQFEPDGQLSVKRVDDARPASRRMVESFLNKFFPSGYPYSVNEGYLRYTQFRALQHFSSATLSVLSTQSLLFAAGLRPTPAQATAVSWILKDGMQHVGKLICSNLGARMDSEPKCWRILADVLYDLGTGLEVISPLCPHLFLEMAGLGNFAKGMAVVAARATRLPIYSSFAKEGNLSDLFAKGEAISTLFNVLGIGAGIQLASTVCSSMQGKLVVGPLLSLFHIYCVTEEMRATPVNTLNPQRTAMIVADFLKRGRIPSPADLRYQEDLLFPGRLIEEAGSVKVGRPLHNVVKPSQLHQVKEKFPEEKFILNRGTKWTDMILERNATGEDALKGWLVAAYAAEIEKTLLKTSSDPLEEAYERMVNVFSPFLSELQAKGWHTDRFLDGTGCRFAL
- the LOC105163412 gene encoding protein root UVB sensitive 2, chloroplastic isoform X3, with translation MRDIYDIHNFVHCSTSPVQHYLYYQLRDISQCLTPFQSLLFAAGLRPTPAQATAVSWILKDGMQHVGKLICSNLGARMDSEPKCWRILADVLYDLGTGLEVISPLCPHLFLEMAGLGNFAKGMAVVAARATRLPIYSSFAKEGNLSDLFAKGEAISTLFNVLGIGAGIQLASTVCSSMQGKLVVGPLLSLFHIYCVTEEMRATPVNTLNPQRTAMIVADFLKRGRIPSPADLRYQEDLLFPGRLIEEAGSVKVGRPLHNVVKPSQLHQVKEKFPEEKFILNRGTKWTDMILERNATGEDALKGWLVAAYAAEIEKTLLKTSSDPLEEAYERMVNVFSPFLSELQAKGWHTDRFLDGTGCRFAL
- the LOC105163411 gene encoding chromatin modification-related protein MEAF6-like isoform X1, which produces MDSEGRVYFPKYCKWVCNVLLFFLVQIFTFSLGQRTSSNPSAMLAALLCKRAKLHEELRNIEKQVYDMETSYLQDPSQCGNVLKGFEGFLSSSKSTTLLKRSRKFQPEDRLFSLSSVTSPAAEEIARDGGVSANGPGKPKKGRGPREAKRRQSSEADFDYEDDPDLM
- the LOC105163411 gene encoding chromatin modification-related protein MEAF6-like isoform X2 codes for the protein MDSEGQRTSSNPSAMLAALLCKRAKLHEELRNIEKQVYDMETSYLQDPSQCGNVLKGFEGFLSSSKSTTLLKRSRKFQPEDRLFSLSSVTSPAAEEIARDGGVSANGPGKPKKGRGPREAKRRQSSEADFDYEDDPDLM